In Desulfomicrobium apsheronum, the following proteins share a genomic window:
- a CDS encoding sensor histidine kinase, producing the protein MQPSLHARKHIRAHLLERLAGRANDDHAAIRSTALNLFFQASFKFESLRDLKSLCVLVPDVCLDTPASLYMRDPKGTLRLRRTTSTQKSRLLIFPEPSCPNQTAGIRLEGLTAIPICETGTEPKLLGMLCLHKDLSPEEEAFYHEYVHAAAQLMAVKQVAISNRHRLTFIYNLVRDIGHNVIVPNMHFKLLFLQMEKQLERLGRKVDALSPVRSSSPDRKIRLELPGMIKVLQTRQKFISRRFQQSSLFLESLLRHGHFEKGRYDLQPRPCKFKSQIFEPQLDRFLPLLNAQGITIRIAPDVRIDEDITLEADIGLLSQVFANLLSNAVKYTESMPGESGREEKLVLYGWESKPQAFGPGKPGIELYIRTTGHEIPSPDRPKLFNADFRCSATENVEGSGHGLYFVKQIVELHNGRAEYSYAAPMNTFHITLPCRDNPQTSTEPGSCPNPS; encoded by the coding sequence ATGCAACCCTCCCTTCATGCCCGAAAGCACATCAGGGCGCACCTTCTTGAGCGCCTGGCCGGCCGCGCGAACGACGACCACGCGGCGATCCGAAGCACCGCGCTGAACCTCTTTTTCCAGGCCAGCTTCAAATTCGAGTCCCTGCGCGATCTCAAATCGCTGTGCGTGCTCGTGCCGGATGTGTGCCTGGACACTCCCGCCTCCCTGTACATGCGTGATCCAAAAGGCACGTTACGGCTGCGCCGGACCACCAGTACGCAAAAATCCAGACTCCTCATCTTTCCCGAACCCTCCTGCCCGAACCAGACCGCCGGCATACGCCTTGAAGGCCTGACCGCGATTCCCATATGCGAAACCGGAACCGAGCCGAAACTGCTTGGCATGCTCTGTCTGCACAAGGACTTGAGTCCGGAGGAAGAAGCGTTCTACCACGAATACGTACACGCCGCAGCCCAGCTCATGGCCGTGAAGCAGGTCGCCATCAGCAACCGCCACCGCCTGACCTTCATCTACAATCTGGTCCGTGACATAGGGCACAACGTCATCGTGCCCAACATGCATTTCAAGCTGCTCTTCCTGCAGATGGAGAAACAGCTTGAGCGCCTCGGTCGCAAGGTGGACGCCCTCTCTCCCGTCCGCTCAAGCTCCCCGGACCGGAAAATCAGGCTTGAGCTTCCAGGCATGATCAAGGTCTTGCAGACAAGACAGAAATTCATCTCCAGGCGCTTTCAGCAATCGAGCCTCTTTCTGGAGAGCCTGCTTCGCCACGGACATTTTGAAAAAGGGCGTTACGATCTGCAGCCGCGCCCCTGCAAATTCAAAAGCCAGATCTTCGAGCCGCAGCTCGATCGCTTCCTGCCCCTGCTCAATGCACAGGGCATCACCATCCGCATCGCCCCGGACGTACGCATCGACGAAGACATCACGCTGGAGGCGGATATCGGCCTTCTTTCGCAGGTTTTTGCCAACCTGCTCTCCAATGCGGTCAAATATACGGAATCCATGCCGGGAGAATCCGGCCGGGAAGAGAAACTGGTCCTTTACGGTTGGGAAAGCAAACCGCAGGCTTTTGGCCCGGGAAAGCCGGGGATCGAGCTTTACATCCGCACCACGGGACATGAGATCCCAAGCCCGGATCGGCCGAAACTTTTCAATGCGGATTTTCGATGCAGCGCCACGGAGAACGTCGAAGGCTCGGGCCACGGCCTTTACTTCGTCAAGCAGATCGTCGAGCTGCACAATGGCCGGGCCGAATATTCCTACGCCGCGCCGATGAACACCTTTCACATCACCCTGCCCTGCCGTGACAATCCCCAAACATCGACGGAGCCCGGATCATGCCCCAATCCATCCTGA
- a CDS encoding sigma-54-dependent Fis family transcriptional regulator has translation MMTAEFLHYLQTLQSTVQHLDPMSPLQSSLDSLLAMTAEAMKYKRMALAILDPKANTIRFDLTYGHKGPVKATYLPGQGVTGQVLDSGKSIIIEAMGNDERFLNKAMGRTQKELAELSFICVPVTRINSEGIQEALGVLSADIPCQSPEVLQVHCAFLEVLAAVIARQTAYLQENMAQKELWASMGFLGESLDRDTAMVQAKIVATSKAMAFVMGQIMQVASSKASVLLRGESGTGKELLAEAIHNASSRRTKPLIRLNCAALPSELLESELFGHERGAFTGAVGSKKGRFELAHSGTLFLDEIGELSPEAQSKLLRALQEGEIQRLGSEKTIKVDVRIICATHQPLENLIKSGEFREDLYYRINVFPIFIPPLRERREDILPLAEYFLEFFAKEYSKNIKRISMPAIDLLTQYQWHGNVRELRNCLERAVLICNEEAIRTYHLPPTLQTAESSATDNQLSFGEAVGKFEQEILVEALQKCGGNMLQVARELRASYRIINYKIKKYNLDPKKYDGRGKTRKP, from the coding sequence ATGATGACCGCCGAATTCCTGCATTATCTGCAAACGCTTCAAAGCACGGTGCAGCACCTCGATCCCATGAGCCCGCTGCAATCGAGCCTGGACAGCCTGCTCGCCATGACCGCCGAGGCCATGAAATACAAACGCATGGCGCTGGCCATCCTCGATCCCAAGGCCAACACCATCCGTTTCGACCTCACCTACGGGCACAAGGGGCCGGTCAAGGCCACGTACCTGCCCGGCCAGGGAGTCACCGGTCAGGTTCTGGACAGCGGGAAATCCATCATCATCGAGGCCATGGGGAACGACGAACGCTTTCTGAACAAGGCCATGGGCCGCACGCAGAAAGAGCTGGCCGAACTTTCCTTCATCTGTGTCCCGGTCACGCGGATCAATTCCGAGGGCATCCAGGAGGCGCTCGGCGTGCTGAGCGCGGACATCCCCTGCCAGTCGCCCGAGGTGTTGCAGGTTCACTGCGCCTTTCTTGAGGTTCTGGCCGCCGTCATCGCCCGCCAGACCGCGTATTTGCAGGAAAACATGGCCCAGAAAGAGCTCTGGGCCTCCATGGGCTTCCTGGGCGAGAGCCTGGATCGCGACACGGCCATGGTGCAGGCCAAGATCGTGGCCACCTCCAAGGCCATGGCCTTTGTCATGGGGCAGATCATGCAGGTCGCTTCGAGCAAGGCCTCGGTGCTGCTGCGCGGCGAATCGGGCACCGGCAAGGAACTTCTGGCCGAGGCCATCCACAATGCCAGCTCTCGCCGCACCAAGCCCCTCATCCGCCTCAACTGCGCGGCGCTGCCCTCGGAACTGCTGGAGAGCGAGCTTTTCGGCCATGAGCGCGGCGCCTTCACCGGCGCGGTGGGCTCCAAGAAGGGCCGCTTCGAGTTGGCCCACAGTGGCACCCTGTTTCTGGACGAAATCGGGGAACTCAGCCCCGAGGCCCAGTCCAAGCTGCTGCGCGCCCTGCAGGAAGGGGAGATCCAGCGCCTCGGGAGCGAGAAAACCATCAAGGTCGACGTGCGCATCATCTGCGCCACCCACCAGCCGCTGGAAAACCTGATCAAGTCCGGAGAATTCCGCGAAGATCTCTATTATCGCATCAACGTCTTCCCCATCTTCATTCCGCCCCTGCGCGAACGCCGGGAAGACATCCTGCCCCTGGCCGAGTATTTCCTGGAATTCTTCGCCAAGGAATACTCAAAAAACATCAAGCGCATCTCCATGCCCGCCATCGACCTGCTGACCCAGTACCAGTGGCACGGAAACGTGCGCGAGCTGCGCAACTGCCTGGAGCGGGCCGTGCTGATCTGCAACGAGGAGGCCATCCGCACTTACCATCTTCCGCCGACCCTGCAGACTGCCGAAAGCTCGGCCACGGACAACCAGCTCTCCTTCGGCGAGGCCGTGGGCAAATTCGAACAGGAGATCCTGGTCGAGGCCCTGCAGAAATGCGGAGGCAACATGCTGCAGGTGGCCAGGGAGCTCAGGGCCAGCTACCGGATCATCAACTACAAGATCAAGAAGTACAACCTCGACCCCAAAAAATACGACGGACGGGGCAAGACGCGCAAACCCTGA
- a CDS encoding tetratricopeptide repeat protein, with the protein MEERKETHDILATIEQEMDSDIHPLLKKILDNIKPIGITIGGIVIAVAVYSGVTTYQESQHEKAVSELGVIMTMADQTARIEKLEAFAKSGPKELRAAAQLELARIFMDQNDYEKAAGAWSSVGQGADIRVIAGLGEAKALILKGDHAKAVEILSALKKDAGQEFMPAISANLAFAAEKAGQIELAISEYEALKSKEAGNEAFLDYKIGTLKSKS; encoded by the coding sequence ATGGAAGAACGCAAAGAGACACACGATATCCTGGCAACCATCGAACAGGAAATGGACTCCGACATCCATCCCCTGCTGAAGAAAATCCTGGACAACATCAAGCCCATCGGCATCACCATCGGCGGCATCGTCATTGCCGTGGCCGTGTATTCGGGCGTCACCACCTACCAGGAGTCCCAGCACGAAAAGGCCGTGAGCGAGCTTGGCGTCATCATGACCATGGCTGATCAGACCGCGCGCATCGAAAAACTCGAAGCCTTCGCCAAGTCCGGCCCCAAAGAGCTGCGCGCCGCCGCACAGCTCGAACTGGCCCGCATCTTCATGGATCAAAACGATTACGAAAAAGCGGCCGGAGCCTGGAGTTCCGTGGGCCAGGGAGCCGACATCCGCGTCATCGCCGGGCTCGGCGAAGCCAAGGCCCTGATCCTCAAGGGCGATCATGCCAAGGCCGTCGAGATTCTGAGCGCCCTCAAGAAGGACGCAGGTCAGGAATTCATGCCCGCCATTTCCGCCAACCTGGCTTTCGCCGCCGAAAAAGCGGGGCAGATCGAGCTGGCCATCTCCGAATACGAGGCCCTCAAATCCAAGGAAGCCGGCAACGAGGCATTCCTGGACTACAAGATCGGCACACTCAAATCCAAATCCTGA
- a CDS encoding glutamate-5-semialdehyde dehydrogenase: MNLESQMRELAASARTAARTLATATGLERNRALLALADLLHDSRQEIFAANTLDLEAARAAGLDEARLDRLRITDGGVDSMADACRHVASLSDPVGEVEGMIRRPNGLLVGRMRIPLGVIAIIYESRPNVTIDAAILCLKAGNSVILRGGSEAYHSNQILGGLLRRALDTAGLPEGCVQIVPTTDRAAVKHLLALDEYIDVVIPRGGEGLIRAVVKDATMPVLKHYKGVCHIYVHKDADQEQALSIVENAKVQRPGVCNALECLLVHEGAAREFLPRLAALLAPLGVSFRACPRSLPHLGDTATPAEADDFGREFLSLTLAVKIVDTQAEAEEHIARYGSGHSEAILTRTHDRAMRFLRTVDASCVLINASTRFNDGGELGLGAEIGISTSKIHAYGPMGVKELTSLKYIVFGEGQVRV, from the coding sequence ATGAATCTGGAATCACAAATGCGCGAGCTGGCCGCATCGGCACGGACCGCCGCAAGGACACTGGCCACGGCCACGGGCCTTGAGCGCAACAGGGCGCTTCTGGCTTTGGCCGACCTGCTGCACGATTCTCGACAGGAAATTTTTGCTGCCAACACGCTTGATCTGGAGGCCGCGCGTGCCGCCGGACTGGACGAGGCGCGTCTGGACCGCCTGCGCATCACCGATGGCGGCGTGGACTCCATGGCCGACGCCTGCCGTCACGTGGCCTCCCTGTCCGACCCGGTGGGTGAGGTGGAAGGCATGATAAGGCGCCCCAACGGCTTGCTCGTCGGACGCATGCGCATTCCTCTGGGCGTCATCGCCATCATCTACGAATCCCGCCCCAACGTGACCATCGACGCGGCGATCCTCTGTCTCAAGGCCGGCAACAGCGTCATCCTGCGCGGAGGTTCCGAAGCCTACCATTCCAACCAGATTCTGGGTGGCCTGCTGCGCCGGGCCCTGGACACGGCCGGATTGCCCGAGGGGTGCGTGCAGATCGTCCCGACCACGGACCGGGCTGCGGTGAAGCATCTTCTGGCCCTGGACGAGTACATCGACGTGGTCATCCCGCGCGGCGGCGAAGGCCTGATCCGGGCTGTGGTCAAGGACGCGACCATGCCGGTTCTCAAGCATTACAAGGGCGTCTGCCACATTTATGTCCACAAGGACGCGGACCAGGAGCAGGCCCTGTCCATCGTCGAGAACGCCAAGGTGCAGCGCCCGGGCGTGTGCAATGCCCTGGAATGCCTGCTTGTGCACGAGGGCGCCGCGCGGGAATTTCTGCCCCGTCTGGCCGCCTTGCTGGCGCCGCTTGGCGTGTCTTTTCGGGCCTGTCCCCGCTCCCTGCCGCATCTTGGCGACACGGCCACGCCCGCCGAGGCCGATGATTTCGGGCGCGAGTTTCTGTCCCTGACCCTGGCGGTGAAGATCGTCGACACCCAGGCCGAGGCCGAGGAGCACATCGCCCGTTACGGCTCGGGCCATTCCGAAGCCATCCTGACCCGTACCCACGACCGGGCCATGCGCTTCCTGCGGACCGTGGACGCCTCCTGCGTGCTCATCAACGCCTCAACACGCTTCAACGACGGCGGGGAACTGGGGCTTGGCGCCGAGATCGGCATCAGCACCTCGAAGATCCACGCCTACGGGCCCATGGGCGTGAAAGAGCTGACCAGTCTCAAGTACATCGTCTTCGGAGAAGGGCAGGTGCGTGTCTAG
- a CDS encoding nicotinate-nicotinamide nucleotide adenylyltransferase — protein sequence MSRLLTGSVGILGGSFNPVHNGHLRMAIEAREALGLARVDLLPAKVPPHKGKSGLLDFDLRLALLRQAVVGVEGLGVSALEGEMPVPSYSHATLTRLCVMFPHTNHVFVLGSPDFLTLPDWHRGLELPLLTDIAVVDRLGLGQAAVDDFLGRHWKWREEGPGVRRIEAGRRVVLVPMARLDVSASMVREKFCAGLETSGLVPDAVRGRMLAAPHLFKDCWNVSP from the coding sequence GTGTCTAGACTCCTGACCGGATCGGTGGGTATTCTCGGCGGATCGTTCAATCCCGTGCACAACGGGCATCTGCGCATGGCCATCGAGGCTCGGGAGGCGCTGGGACTTGCGCGGGTGGATCTGCTGCCCGCCAAGGTCCCGCCGCACAAGGGCAAATCGGGACTGCTCGATTTTGATTTGCGCCTGGCCCTGCTGCGTCAGGCGGTGGTAGGAGTGGAAGGTCTGGGAGTGAGCGCCCTGGAAGGGGAGATGCCCGTCCCCTCGTATTCGCACGCGACGCTGACCCGCCTGTGCGTCATGTTTCCGCATACCAACCATGTCTTCGTTCTCGGCAGTCCTGATTTTCTGACCTTGCCTGACTGGCACAGAGGGCTGGAGCTGCCGCTCCTGACCGACATCGCCGTGGTGGACCGGCTCGGGCTGGGACAGGCCGCCGTGGACGATTTTCTGGGCAGACACTGGAAATGGCGGGAGGAAGGGCCGGGAGTGCGGCGCATCGAGGCGGGACGGCGGGTCGTGCTTGTGCCCATGGCGCGCCTGGACGTCAGCGCGAGCATGGTGCGGGAAAAATTTTGCGCGGGCCTTGAAACCAGCGGGCTCGTGCCCGACGCGGTCCGGGGGCGGATGCTGGCTGCACCCCATCTTTTCAAGGATTGCTGGAACGTATCACCCTAA
- a CDS encoding Dabb family protein, with protein MVGHIVMWKLKESAEGRSAAENAAIMKDMLGALPGLIPQLRTLVVSTDVFASAPETEVVLYTVFDSPEDLQTYQVHPEHQKCVAFVSAVVAERRMVDYNF; from the coding sequence ATGGTTGGACATATTGTGATGTGGAAACTGAAGGAGAGCGCGGAAGGCCGGAGCGCGGCGGAAAACGCGGCGATCATGAAAGACATGCTCGGGGCCCTGCCGGGACTCATCCCGCAGCTGCGCACCCTGGTCGTCAGCACGGATGTGTTCGCCTCCGCGCCCGAGACCGAGGTGGTCCTGTACACGGTCTTCGATTCTCCCGAAGACCTGCAAACGTATCAGGTTCATCCCGAGCACCAGAAATGCGTGGCCTTCGTTTCGGCCGTGGTCGCCGAGAGGCGCATGGTGGATTACAACTTCTAG
- a CDS encoding 3D domain-containing protein — protein sequence MNNHGVFVVTSLFFVMIASLVGFAAYNGTRLETTRHYEARIATLNEERQELTRQVAELRNRWVKEVTVTAYSPTVEECGPDPQTTASMGKARPGIVAVSRDLFDEGWVFGKKVYVKGHGIFEIADLMSKRYTQRMDIFFPDTNQARQFGKKQVTVALLAS from the coding sequence ATGAATAATCATGGAGTATTTGTCGTCACTTCGCTTTTTTTCGTCATGATCGCCTCTCTGGTCGGATTTGCCGCATATAACGGAACCAGACTGGAGACGACCCGGCACTACGAAGCCCGGATCGCGACGCTAAACGAAGAACGACAGGAATTGACCCGCCAGGTGGCGGAGCTCAGGAATAGATGGGTCAAGGAAGTGACCGTGACCGCCTACAGCCCGACCGTCGAAGAATGCGGGCCCGACCCGCAGACAACGGCCAGCATGGGCAAGGCCCGGCCCGGCATTGTCGCCGTGAGCAGGGATCTGTTCGATGAAGGCTGGGTCTTCGGCAAGAAGGTCTACGTGAAAGGACACGGCATCTTTGAAATCGCGGATCTGATGAGCAAGCGCTACACGCAGCGCATGGACATCTTCTTCCCCGACACCAACCAAGCCAGGCAATTCGGCAAGAAACAAGTCACGGTGGCCCTGCTGGCCAGCTAA
- the msrB gene encoding peptide-methionine (R)-S-oxide reductase MsrB produces the protein MDKITKTNAQWREILSPEQYHVLREKGTEPAFSGKFNDHHEVGTYVCAGCETPLFHSDAKFDSGTGWPSFFRPVDETHIAKHEDKSWFMVRTEVLCAVCDGHLGHVFPDGPEPTGLRYCINSLALQFEPQGTEK, from the coding sequence ATGGACAAGATCACGAAGACAAACGCCCAGTGGCGGGAAATATTGAGCCCCGAGCAGTATCATGTGCTGCGCGAAAAGGGCACCGAACCGGCTTTCAGCGGAAAATTCAACGACCATCACGAGGTGGGAACCTATGTCTGCGCGGGCTGCGAAACCCCGCTCTTTCACTCAGATGCCAAATTTGATTCGGGCACCGGCTGGCCCAGTTTTTTCAGGCCCGTGGACGAAACGCATATCGCAAAGCATGAGGACAAATCCTGGTTCATGGTCCGCACTGAGGTGCTCTGCGCTGTCTGTGACGGGCATCTTGGCCATGTATTCCCCGATGGACCAGAGCCCACTGGATTGCGTTACTGCATCAATTCCCTTGCTCTGCAATTTGAACCTCAAGGCACCGAAAAATAG